From the genome of Carassius gibelio isolate Cgi1373 ecotype wild population from Czech Republic chromosome A16, carGib1.2-hapl.c, whole genome shotgun sequence, one region includes:
- the LOC128030038 gene encoding cellular retinoic acid-binding protein 2 translates to MDRKIPDFAGTWKMKSSENFEELLKALGVNVMMRKIAVAAASKPSVEITQDGETLSIKTSTSVRTTHVTFTVGQEFNEATLDGRPCMSFPRWETDSKISCEQTLQKGEGPKTSWTREMTNDGELILTMTADDVVCTRVYIRE, encoded by the exons ATGGATCGCAAAATACCAGATTTTGCTGGCACTTGGAAAATGAAAAGCTCCGAGAACTTCGAAGAGCTTCTGAAAGCACTGG gTGTGAACGTGATGATGCGTAAGATTGCGGTCGCAGCTGCATCAAAGCCATCTGTGGAGATTACGCAGGATGGAGAAACCCTGTCAATCAAGACCTCCACCTCTGTAAGGACCACCCATGTCACCTTCACGGTTGGACAGGAGTTTAATGAGGCCACTCTGGATGGACGTCCCTGCATg AGCTTTCCTCGCTGGGAAACAGACAGCAAGATTAGTTGTGAACAGACTCTGCAGAAGGGTGAGGGTCCAAAAACCTCATGGACCAGGGAGATGACCAATGACGGCGAACTGATTCTG ACCATGACCGCAGACGATGTCGTGTGTACAAGAGTTTATATCAGAGAGTGA